The following are encoded together in the Penicillium digitatum chromosome 3, complete sequence genome:
- a CDS encoding Protein kinase-like domain, which translates to MANNSPTDYKKLFLQEEERWKQAEERRKQAEERWKQAEERRKQAEERRKQAEERRKQAEERNRQTTFAELLRFCHSLLAPPLRVETLSRSTTGNIPLPTGKFCPTRLALWTDCSSRQQKIYSSVCNYLQPTEEARAQLFTPLNVLKENARRFGLRPISSEQDLENYEQIAVEDHVRDIIAELCKIDAARDEFGLGDGIRFDHHTNFFNPQGGSEANANQPSGIHNPRPDQSCIHRVNGNTDTLLTTVEYKPPHKLSVEALRVGLREMDLWKCMVRANKITTDHAEKLKYNAERLVCSAIVQQYHVMIQEGLEYSYVTNGVARVLLRVPYDDPSTLYYFFCDPNSEQSPQEPKTSIARVLCLYLMAFHSPVRDQEWRNTVRSRLHLWTTSFDHARSQIPKEVLQQIAPHSDSTNSEYVSPESSSDYQPSSPPLESPTAGRRMPTRSQASCAPSDVRHRTQSPDSSGSDSNQATGRKRSFSQVRSSPSAQRAARQIEAAKDKGSHSKRHDAQFCTQRCLFGLQTGGILDDSCPNMKLHRRGQDVMKHSITSEDLVGLLKAQLDENIDRCTPLGNCGAYGAPFKLICDKYGYVVVGKGTTSGHWKEVSREAQVYQVLRKAQASAVPVFLGTIDLKKIYFLHGAGEIRHMLVMGWGGESTATMELTPGLLKHINKSNKEIEALGIFHEDFRRDNILWNEELRRALIIDFHRSTLKCRPAPKRSRAKTRFLRTESGDVKR; encoded by the coding sequence ATGGCCAATAACAGCCCCACCGATTATAAGAAACTCTTTttgcaggaagaagagagatggaagcaggctgaagagagacggaagcaggctgaagagagatggaagcaggctgaagagagacggaagcaggctgaagagagacggaagcaggctgaagagagacggaagcaggctgaagagcgtAATCGACAAACGACATTTGCAGAACTCCTACGCTTCTGCCATAGCTTACTTGCCCCACCATTGAGAGTCGAAACACTATCTCGCTCGACTACAGGGAACATACCTCTTCCCACCGGAAAATTCTGTCCGacacgactagcactatgGACCGATTGTTCATCTCGACAGCAAAAGATATATAGCTCTGTGTGTAACTACCTCCAGCCAACCGAGGAAGCCCGAGCACAATTGTTTACCCCCTTGAATGTGCTTAAGGAGAATGCTAGACGATTCGGTCTCCGCCCAATCAGTAGTGAACAAGATCTCGAGAACTACGAGCAAATCGCCGTGGAAGATCACGTCCGTGATATCATTGCAGAGCTATGCAAAATCGACGCTGCCCGAGACGAGTTCGGACTTGGAGACGGAATTCGGTTCGACCATCACACCAACTTTTTCAATCCACAAGGCGGTAGCGAAGCAAATGCAAACCAACCATCAGGCATACACAACCCCCGACCTGATCAGTCCTGTATCCACCGAGTCAACGGCAACACTGACACCCTCCTCACTACGGTCGAATACAAGCCGCCCCACAAGCTTTCTGTCGAAGCCCTTCGCGTGGGGCTTAGGGAAATGGATCTATGGAAATGCATGGTTAGAGCAAATAAAATCACTACGGATCACGcagaaaaattgaaatacAATGCAGAGCGGCTCGTCTGCTCCGCCATTGTCCAGCAATACCAcgtgatgatccaggaggGACTCGAGTACTCTTATGTAACGAATGGGGTCGCTCGTGTCCTTCTCCGCGTTCCATACGACGATCCTAGCACATTGTACTACTTTTTCTGTGATCCTAACAGCGAACAGAGTCCCCAAGAGCCGAAGACGTCTATCGCTAGGGTTCTGTGTCTGTATTTGATGGCGTTCCATTCCCCTGTTCGTGACCAGGAATGGAGAAATACTGTACGGTCGCGGCTCCATTTGTGGACAACGAGCTTCGACCACGCTCGTTCTCAGATTCCCAAGGAAGTCTTGCAGCAAATCGCTCCGCACTCCGACAGTACCAACTCAGAGTATGTGAGTCCAGAATCGAGTTCGGACTACCAACCATCGTCGCCTCCACTGGAATCTCCGACAGCGGGTCGCCGTATGCCCACGAGGTCTCAAGCCAGCTGTGCGCCCTCGGATGTGCGCCACCGGACGCAGTCGCCAGACTCGTCAGGCTCCGACTCGAATCAAGCGACGGGACGTAAACGAAGCTTCAGCCAGGTCAGATCTTCCCCTTCTGCGCAACGAGCGGCTCGTCAAATCGAGGCTGCGAAAGACAAAGGCAGCCATTCCAAACGCCATGATGCACAATTTTGCACCCAACGATGCTTATTCGGGTTGCAGACTGGAGGTATCCTAGACGACAGTTGCCCAAACATGAAGCTCCATCGTCGGGGCCAAGATGTCATGAAACATTCCATCACCTCGGAGGATTTAGTGGGGTTACTCAAAGCACAACTGGATGAAAACATTGATCGATGTACGCCCCTTGGAAATTGCGGGGCATACGGCGCGCCATTTAAACTCATTTGTGATAAATATGGCTATGTTGTCGTTGGGAAAGGGACCACGTCGGGTCATTGGAAAGAAGTCTCCCGCGAGGCGCAGGTATATCAAGTCCTGCGGAAGGCTCAAGCATCCGCTGTGCCTGTTTTCCTTGGTACAATCGACTTGAAAAAAATTTATTTTCTTCATGGGGCTGGAGAGATTCGTCACATGCTCGTTATGGGCTGGGGGGGCGAAAGCACAGCAACGATGGAGCTGACGCCGGGGCTTCTCAAACATATTAACAAATCGAATAAGGAAATCGAAGCTTTAGGAATCTTCCACGAAGATTTTCGGCGCGACAATATCCTTTGGAATGAAGAGCTCAGGCGGGCATTGATTATCGACTTTCATCGCTCTACATTGAAATGTCGGCCAGCTCCAAAGCGATCACGAGCAAAGACACGATTTTTGCGAACAGAGTCAGGCGATGTAAAGCGTTAA